A single region of the Thermodesulfatator indicus DSM 15286 genome encodes:
- a CDS encoding DUF262 domain-containing protein produces MRNRKETIRKFVSMVNNEEEQGGFWLPNIQRYFVWRKDQIEKLFDSIMREYPIGNFLIWKTREPVKMRKFIDNYKGGIKLTDFYVPKNEKMKLLVLDGQQRLQSLFIALKGSYNGEELYFNVLSGKEEKEDIKFEFKFLNPAKADVTKGWVKVKDIVYDNREYDEITEEIVEKINSISEEEKRLIRKNILKLIKEFRDKENIAYTELDSVDNPDMYTLNDVVEIFIRANSGGTPLSKSDLMFSLLTANWEEIEEDLTYFLEDLNSTAFAFERDFVLKTSLILIGTGAKYDVMKFRKEENLEKLQNNWDEIKKSIKEIKDFLCKYTFIRDDKALPSYLALIPLIYFNYKYPDKWKTANKEELAKWLTRVLLTGTFSGSSDTLLDALIKKVDEKEDFDIDVINTEIINRGRTINISEESLLDSYYGDKKLYLIFALWYQDVNFKPAYEGNLPWVDHIFPQSKLKEVKVVNPETGRKVIKYKQWERDQIANLMLLSAEENRDEKRNKPPDEWLKGKDDKYFEIHLIPKDKKLWKIDNFEEFIEARKKLIVDKFRKMRIITN; encoded by the coding sequence ATGCGAAATAGAAAAGAAACTATTAGAAAATTTGTAAGTATGGTCAATAATGAAGAAGAGCAAGGTGGTTTCTGGTTACCAAATATTCAACGATATTTTGTTTGGAGAAAAGACCAAATAGAAAAATTATTTGATTCAATAATGAGAGAATATCCTATAGGCAACTTCCTTATATGGAAAACAAGAGAGCCTGTAAAAATGAGAAAGTTTATTGATAATTACAAAGGTGGGATAAAACTAACGGATTTTTATGTCCCCAAAAATGAAAAAATGAAGTTGCTTGTCCTAGACGGGCAGCAAAGACTACAAAGTTTGTTCATTGCACTAAAGGGTAGTTATAATGGAGAAGAATTATATTTTAATGTGTTAAGTGGGAAAGAAGAAAAAGAAGATATTAAATTTGAATTTAAATTCTTGAATCCTGCTAAAGCTGATGTAACAAAAGGATGGGTAAAAGTAAAGGATATTGTGTACGATAATAGAGAATACGATGAAATTACAGAAGAAATTGTTGAAAAAATTAATTCTATTTCTGAAGAAGAGAAAAGACTTATAAGAAAAAATATATTAAAGCTCATTAAAGAATTTAGAGATAAGGAAAATATAGCATATACAGAGTTGGACAGTGTAGATAATCCAGATATGTATACACTAAACGATGTGGTTGAAATATTTATCAGAGCAAACTCTGGAGGTACTCCTTTAAGCAAATCAGATTTAATGTTCTCTCTCCTAACAGCAAATTGGGAGGAAATAGAAGAAGATCTGACATATTTCTTAGAAGATCTCAATAGCACAGCATTTGCTTTTGAAAGGGATTTCGTTTTAAAAACGAGCCTTATTCTTATTGGTACCGGTGCAAAGTATGATGTAATGAAATTTAGAAAAGAAGAAAATTTAGAAAAGCTACAAAATAATTGGGATGAAATTAAAAAATCAATAAAAGAAATTAAAGATTTCCTCTGTAAATATACATTCATAAGAGACGATAAAGCACTTCCCAGTTACTTGGCATTAATTCCACTAATATATTTCAATTATAAATATCCAGACAAATGGAAAACAGCTAATAAAGAAGAATTAGCAAAGTGGCTCACTCGAGTTCTGTTGACTGGTACTTTTTCTGGAAGCTCTGATACATTATTAGATGCTCTCATTAAAAAAGTAGACGAGAAGGAAGATTTTGATATTGACGTTATCAACACTGAAATTATAAATAGAGGAAGAACAATAAATATATCTGAGGAATCACTTTTGGATAGTTATTATGGAGACAAAAAGCTTTATCTCATATTTGCATTATGGTATCAAGATGTCAATTTTAAGCCAGCATATGAAGGAAATCTTCCATGGGTAGATCACATTTTCCCACAATCTAAGTTAAAAGAAGTAAAAGTGGTAAATCCAGAAACAGGTCGAAAAGTTATAAAATACAAACAATGGGAGAGAGATCAAATTGCAAATTTAATGCTTCTTTCTGCGGAGGAAAACAGAGATGAAAAAAGAAATAAACCGCCAGATGAATGGCTAAAAGGTAAAGATGATAAATATTTTGAGATTCATTTGATTCCAAAAGATAAAAAACTATGGAAAATAGACAATTTTGAAGAGTTTATAGAAGCACGTAAAAAACTAATAGTTGATAAATTTAGGAAAATGAGAATAATAACTAACTAA
- a CDS encoding NUDIX hydrolase, giving the protein MNKKDLQILRFNLPRFPNVQGREKYVNTAVLVPLIWQNNEYHFLFQKRSINIKQGGEICFPGGKFDQIKDRSYQDTAIRECIEELGIEKNKIIIIGQLDTVIAPMGVAIDPFVGILDIINLQELHINHAEVESIFTLPVSYFKKNSPEIYKVRLEIQPSYINDNGEEIVLFPAKELGLPKRYWKPWGGKKYRVLVYKTNVGIIWGVTAEIIYEIINKY; this is encoded by the coding sequence ATGAATAAAAAAGATTTACAAATTTTAAGATTTAATTTACCAAGGTTTCCTAACGTACAGGGTAGAGAAAAATATGTCAATACAGCAGTATTAGTGCCTCTAATCTGGCAGAATAATGAATATCATTTTTTATTTCAAAAAAGAAGTATAAATATAAAACAAGGTGGAGAAATATGTTTCCCCGGAGGTAAATTTGATCAGATAAAGGATAGATCCTATCAAGATACAGCTATTAGAGAATGTATAGAAGAGTTAGGTATAGAAAAAAATAAGATTATAATTATTGGCCAACTAGATACAGTTATTGCCCCAATGGGGGTAGCTATTGATCCATTTGTAGGAATTTTAGATATTATAAATTTACAAGAGTTACATATTAATCATGCTGAAGTAGAAAGTATTTTTACATTACCAGTATCTTATTTCAAAAAGAATTCGCCTGAAATATATAAGGTCAGATTAGAAATACAACCATCATATATCAATGATAATGGAGAAGAAATAGTCCTTTTTCCTGCCAAGGAATTAGGCTTGCCAAAAAGATATTGGAAACCTTGGGGTGGTAAAAAATATAGAGTTCTGGTATATAAAACTAATGTAGGAATTATTTGGGGAGTTACAGCTGAAATAATATATGAGATAATAAATAAATATTAA
- a CDS encoding type II toxin-antitoxin system VapC family toxin has product MRLKNVFDKLERKNIALSAITLIELYYGALNKRELNKTKRALSEFNILSLNEEITEIAINLIETYSKSHGLKIPDALIASTAIYYDLSLWTYNIKDFRFIKNLSLFKDK; this is encoded by the coding sequence ATGAGACTCAAAAACGTTTTCGATAAATTAGAAAGGAAAAATATTGCATTAAGTGCTATTACACTAATAGAATTATATTATGGAGCACTTAATAAAAGAGAGCTGAATAAAACCAAAAGAGCATTAAGTGAGTTCAATATATTGTCTTTGAACGAAGAGATTACGGAAATAGCAATAAATTTAATTGAAACATATTCAAAAAGTCATGGGCTGAAAATACCAGATGCTTTAATTGCTTCTACCGCTATCTATTATGATCTTAGTTTATGGACTTACAATATTAAAGATTTTCGTTTTATAAAGAATTTAAGTTTATTTAAAGATAAATAA
- a CDS encoding [FeFe] hydrogenase, group A, whose amino-acid sequence MGEKGFKKKISRRSFLEIIAGLGVTGLAGTAFRGLNGLPEAIAKTNRRGTKYYGYAGSVVPVAPDNPSIVHFDKFCKHGECGVCSTVCHEKQGVFGYWDPRVASEVVCVNCGQCTAYCPGKRGIPAMQERDETEKAFAFLENDEYHVVVQTAPAVRVAIGEEFGLPPGEWEEGQLVAALRRLGFDAVFDTNFAADLTIMEEATEFVKRVVYAEKPLPMFTSCCPGWVKFAEYFYPELLSHLSSCKSPQQMLGAVAKTYYAKERGIDPSKIISIAVMPCTAKKFEAQRPEMKAAAEYWHNEEITADVDLVLTVRELARMLKAKNIDLLALPEEDYDPILGEDTGAARIFGVTGGVMEAAVRTAYYFLTGEDPPDTLLEFTPVRGLDDVKEASLNINGATINIAVVNGLANVRNVCEIVMDNPNKWHFIEVMACRGGCISGGGQPRTEVPPTDEIRLARIESLYTSDELSQIRLSYLNEEVRALYEKFLGEPNGELAEELLHTHYVDRGPVA is encoded by the coding sequence ATGGGTGAAAAAGGTTTTAAGAAGAAAATTAGTCGGCGTTCTTTTTTGGAAATTATAGCTGGGCTTGGTGTTACAGGCCTTGCGGGTACAGCCTTTCGAGGTCTTAATGGCTTACCAGAGGCCATAGCCAAAACCAATAGACGGGGAACCAAATATTATGGCTATGCCGGATCTGTTGTCCCTGTAGCTCCTGATAACCCTTCCATTGTACACTTTGACAAATTTTGTAAACATGGTGAATGTGGAGTTTGCAGTACAGTATGTCATGAAAAACAGGGGGTATTTGGGTATTGGGATCCACGGGTAGCTAGTGAAGTTGTTTGTGTGAATTGTGGTCAGTGTACAGCCTATTGTCCTGGTAAAAGAGGTATTCCTGCTATGCAGGAGCGCGATGAGACAGAAAAGGCCTTTGCTTTTCTTGAAAACGATGAATACCACGTGGTTGTACAAACGGCTCCAGCTGTGCGGGTGGCTATAGGAGAAGAATTTGGTCTTCCTCCAGGAGAGTGGGAAGAGGGGCAATTAGTGGCAGCTTTACGTCGTTTAGGTTTTGATGCGGTTTTTGATACCAATTTTGCAGCTGATCTAACTATAATGGAAGAAGCTACCGAATTTGTAAAACGAGTTGTTTATGCAGAAAAACCTTTGCCGATGTTTACTTCCTGTTGTCCTGGTTGGGTAAAGTTTGCCGAGTATTTCTATCCTGAACTTCTTTCACATCTATCTAGCTGTAAATCTCCTCAGCAAATGTTGGGAGCAGTAGCAAAGACTTATTATGCTAAGGAACGAGGAATTGATCCCTCAAAGATCATCTCCATTGCTGTTATGCCCTGTACCGCCAAAAAATTTGAGGCTCAGCGTCCTGAAATGAAAGCTGCTGCTGAATACTGGCATAATGAAGAAATAACTGCTGATGTAGATCTCGTTTTAACAGTTCGTGAATTAGCCAGAATGCTCAAAGCCAAAAATATTGATCTTTTAGCTTTACCTGAAGAAGATTACGACCCAATACTAGGGGAGGATACTGGAGCAGCCAGAATATTTGGAGTTACTGGAGGCGTTATGGAAGCTGCTGTTCGGACCGCTTATTATTTCCTTACCGGAGAAGATCCTCCAGATACATTGCTCGAATTTACTCCTGTTAGAGGGCTGGACGACGTCAAAGAAGCCTCTTTAAATATTAATGGTGCTACGATTAACATTGCCGTAGTTAATGGTCTAGCGAATGTTCGCAACGTATGCGAAATAGTTATGGACAACCCCAACAAGTGGCATTTTATTGAGGTTATGGCCTGCCGTGGTGGTTGTATTAGTGGTGGTGGTCAGCCTAGAACAGAAGTCCCTCCAACTGACGAAATTCGTTTGGCTCGTATAGAATCTCTTTATACCAGTGATGAACTTTCACAAATACGACTGTCTTATCTTAACGAAGAAGTACGCGCTCTTTACGAGAAATTTTTAGGTGAGCCAAACGGCGAATTAGCCGAAGAATTACTTCACACTCACTACGTTGATAGAGGGCCAGTAGCATAG
- a CDS encoding acyl-CoA dehydratase activase: MGYYVGLDVGSGTAKVAVLNEKREIIYHAYEKTHGQPVETAAKILADVEDKFGHELEGLTCTGTAGKTISKILSVAFVNEVMAHARAVEHFHPEARTIIDIGGEDSKLVFISHEDGKFRIKDFALNTLCAAGTGAFLEQQAARLGYTIQEFSKLALKAENIPRIAGRCTVFAKSDMIHLQQAAVPDHEIIAGLCFAIIRNLKSNLAKGKKVLPPIVFQGGVAANYGVRRAIKEIFNLKEGELIIPDYHFIMGAIGASLYGLDGRFTSPYQGSQVLKEYLKERKRTVKRLPKLGPYTVRTPKTQTLFPQSQGKLRVYLGIDVGSVSTKLVAINEEGKLIAKTYSLHHGKPLESVKKGLMALREKLPKNLEIEVLGVGTTGSGRYLVGDFVGADVIRNEITAQAKAAAAIDPSVDTIIEIGGQDSKYIRLENGTIVDFTMNKACAAGTGSFLEEQAVRLNVPIEEFGDYALKSEAPVEMGERCTVFMQSDLLHYQQQGLPKEDLIAGLCYAIVHNYLNKVVENRKIGNKVFYQGATAFNKGIVAAFEKVLGKEIIVPPHNEVTGAMGVALLALEESKGKSSFRGFDLSHIQYEISTFECQACPNRCEIRQVSIEGSKPYFYGGRCEKYEVEHRKPPASLPNLVNERTEKLLSYVVDKEDAPLGEIGLPRMLFYFERLPFFATLLQELGFKVVLSEPTNKKLVNEGCEIVAAETCFPVKVAHGHVLDLLKKGVKKIFVPYIVDLPADHPDLKSGKICPYVQSVAAALEASINLKEYGANILAPVFHFGTGGKVLEKQKGELANLLGVSQKQVKEAWKKAEAAQRDFDSWLKKRGEEVLANLDPEEVALVIVGRPYNAFDPGANLSIHNKIRSLGVLGIPVDMLPLHQIKDLDGLEGMYWRYGQRFLLAAHFIRNHPRLYPIFLTNFSCGPDSFIIHFFEELLGGKPYLEIEIDEHSADAGVVTRIEAFLDSIRGRNLAPQKPVKPYRKAVKPEDQRIIYLPYMSDHVYGLAAVFRACGVDARVLPESDEESLRLGRRYTSGKECYPAVLTTGDMLKMLKRPDFDPKRAAFFMPSGSGPCRFGQYNRLHRMILDQLGYEDVPIYSPTQNFQLYQELGMIGKDFTRLSWKALVCIDILDKFLREIRPYEINVGETEKVYKESLEKICQAIEERKDLLPVMEEIRGAFAAIPTENFGEKPVVGIVGEIYVRMNRFANEDLIKVLEEMGAEVWLPPVSEWFYYINYTSKRWAKRLRKFKQLVRLIIEHHVQVKDEHRFAALVQDILKTAEDPQVEEIIKLAQKYMNDEFEGEAILSVGKSLDYLRHGVNGIINVIPFTCMPGTIVAMVLKRVREENGLIPMLTVSCDGQRSMGTRMRLEAFMHQVREHFAEQEGRQKAA; encoded by the coding sequence ATGGGATACTATGTTGGCCTTGATGTGGGCTCAGGCACTGCCAAAGTAGCGGTACTGAACGAAAAGCGAGAAATTATTTACCACGCATATGAAAAGACTCATGGGCAACCGGTAGAAACAGCGGCCAAAATTTTGGCTGATGTAGAAGACAAGTTTGGCCACGAATTAGAAGGCCTCACCTGCACAGGCACCGCCGGCAAAACCATATCTAAGATATTATCTGTAGCCTTTGTTAATGAAGTTATGGCTCATGCCCGGGCCGTAGAACACTTTCATCCCGAGGCCCGCACTATCATTGACATCGGTGGCGAAGATTCAAAGTTGGTCTTTATATCACACGAAGACGGCAAGTTTCGCATAAAGGACTTTGCTTTAAACACCCTTTGTGCCGCGGGCACCGGCGCTTTCCTTGAACAGCAGGCCGCTCGCCTTGGTTATACTATTCAGGAATTCAGCAAACTTGCCCTTAAAGCTGAAAACATTCCTCGTATTGCTGGCCGCTGCACGGTATTCGCCAAGTCTGACATGATTCACCTCCAGCAAGCCGCTGTGCCTGACCACGAAATTATTGCCGGTCTCTGTTTTGCCATCATCAGAAATCTTAAAAGTAATCTCGCCAAAGGCAAAAAGGTACTACCACCAATTGTTTTTCAGGGAGGTGTAGCTGCCAACTATGGAGTTCGCCGCGCTATAAAAGAAATATTTAATCTCAAAGAAGGCGAGCTCATCATACCCGATTATCACTTTATCATGGGGGCCATAGGGGCTTCTCTTTACGGCCTTGACGGCCGATTTACCTCGCCTTATCAAGGCTCTCAAGTTCTTAAAGAATATTTAAAAGAAAGAAAGCGCACGGTAAAAAGGCTCCCAAAACTCGGGCCTTATACCGTGCGCACTCCCAAAACGCAAACTCTATTTCCCCAGAGTCAGGGGAAACTGCGTGTTTATCTGGGCATAGATGTAGGTTCTGTAAGCACTAAGCTTGTAGCCATCAACGAGGAAGGAAAGCTTATTGCCAAAACTTATTCCCTCCATCACGGAAAGCCGCTTGAAAGTGTCAAAAAAGGCCTTATGGCCCTAAGAGAAAAACTTCCCAAAAACTTGGAGATAGAAGTCCTAGGCGTCGGCACTACCGGCTCTGGCCGTTACCTGGTGGGAGACTTTGTCGGTGCCGATGTAATTAGAAATGAAATAACTGCCCAGGCCAAAGCCGCCGCAGCCATTGACCCAAGTGTTGATACCATCATAGAAATAGGCGGGCAGGATTCAAAGTATATCCGCTTAGAAAATGGAACTATCGTTGACTTCACTATGAACAAAGCCTGTGCTGCAGGGACTGGTTCTTTTCTGGAAGAACAGGCTGTACGTCTAAATGTACCTATTGAAGAGTTTGGCGATTACGCCCTTAAATCTGAAGCACCGGTGGAGATGGGTGAGCGCTGTACTGTTTTTATGCAGTCTGACCTTTTGCATTACCAACAGCAGGGGCTCCCTAAAGAAGATCTCATCGCCGGATTATGCTACGCCATTGTCCACAACTATCTAAACAAAGTGGTAGAAAACCGCAAAATCGGAAATAAGGTATTTTACCAGGGAGCTACGGCCTTTAATAAAGGCATAGTGGCCGCTTTTGAAAAAGTCCTCGGTAAAGAAATAATTGTTCCTCCGCATAACGAAGTAACCGGGGCCATGGGAGTAGCCCTTCTTGCTTTAGAAGAATCCAAAGGGAAAAGTTCTTTCCGCGGATTTGATTTGTCCCATATCCAATATGAAATCTCTACCTTTGAATGTCAGGCCTGCCCTAATCGCTGCGAAATAAGGCAGGTTTCCATTGAAGGCAGCAAACCTTATTTTTATGGCGGGCGCTGTGAAAAATACGAGGTGGAACATCGCAAACCCCCCGCCAGTCTGCCAAACTTGGTTAACGAAAGAACAGAAAAACTTTTGAGCTATGTAGTTGATAAAGAAGATGCCCCTTTGGGAGAAATAGGGCTTCCTCGTATGCTCTTTTATTTTGAAAGACTTCCCTTTTTCGCCACTCTTCTTCAGGAGTTAGGCTTTAAAGTAGTACTTTCGGAACCTACGAATAAAAAGCTGGTAAACGAAGGCTGTGAAATAGTTGCCGCAGAGACGTGCTTTCCAGTAAAAGTAGCTCACGGCCATGTCCTTGATTTGCTAAAAAAGGGTGTAAAAAAGATTTTCGTACCTTACATAGTTGATCTACCAGCCGATCATCCAGACCTAAAAAGTGGGAAAATTTGTCCTTACGTGCAAAGTGTGGCGGCGGCCTTAGAGGCATCAATCAACCTTAAAGAATACGGAGCGAATATTCTGGCCCCGGTATTTCACTTTGGCACCGGAGGCAAAGTGCTTGAAAAACAGAAAGGTGAATTGGCCAATCTTCTTGGTGTTTCTCAAAAACAGGTAAAAGAGGCCTGGAAAAAGGCTGAAGCGGCTCAAAGAGACTTTGATAGTTGGCTTAAAAAACGCGGCGAAGAAGTTTTAGCAAACCTCGACCCAGAAGAAGTAGCCTTAGTGATTGTTGGTCGTCCTTACAATGCCTTTGATCCAGGGGCCAATCTTTCCATTCACAATAAAATTAGGAGCCTCGGTGTTTTAGGCATTCCTGTTGACATGCTCCCTCTCCACCAAATTAAAGACTTAGACGGTCTTGAAGGCATGTACTGGCGCTATGGCCAAAGGTTTCTCTTAGCAGCTCATTTTATAAGAAATCACCCAAGACTTTACCCTATCTTTTTAACTAATTTTTCTTGTGGTCCGGATTCCTTTATTATTCACTTCTTTGAAGAACTCCTTGGAGGCAAACCCTATCTTGAAATAGAGATAGACGAACACAGCGCTGATGCCGGCGTAGTTACCCGCATAGAAGCCTTCCTTGACAGTATAAGAGGAAGAAACTTGGCTCCTCAAAAGCCTGTTAAACCATATCGCAAAGCTGTAAAACCTGAGGACCAGCGTATCATTTATCTACCTTACATGTCAGATCATGTTTACGGGCTAGCTGCTGTATTTCGGGCTTGTGGAGTAGACGCACGCGTCCTTCCTGAATCAGACGAAGAGTCTTTACGCCTTGGCCGTCGTTATACTTCAGGGAAAGAGTGTTATCCAGCCGTACTTACCACGGGCGACATGTTAAAAATGCTAAAACGTCCTGACTTTGACCCTAAACGGGCGGCCTTTTTTATGCCTTCAGGTTCTGGCCCCTGCCGTTTTGGCCAGTATAACCGCCTACATCGCATGATTCTTGACCAACTCGGCTACGAAGACGTACCCATTTATTCACCTACCCAGAATTTTCAGCTCTACCAAGAGCTTGGCATGATAGGAAAAGACTTTACCAGGCTTTCCTGGAAGGCTTTAGTTTGCATAGACATTCTTGACAAATTCTTACGCGAAATAAGGCCCTACGAAATTAACGTCGGAGAAACAGAAAAAGTTTACAAGGAAAGCCTTGAGAAAATATGCCAAGCCATAGAGGAACGAAAAGACTTACTCCCGGTTATGGAAGAAATTCGTGGAGCCTTTGCCGCTATACCTACGGAAAACTTTGGAGAAAAACCTGTCGTAGGTATAGTAGGAGAAATTTATGTAAGAATGAACCGTTTTGCCAACGAAGATTTAATAAAAGTCCTCGAAGAAATGGGAGCAGAAGTATGGCTCCCCCCTGTTTCTGAGTGGTTTTATTACATCAATTACACCTCTAAAAGATGGGCCAAGAGGCTCCGCAAGTTTAAACAGCTCGTTCGTCTTATAATTGAGCATCACGTTCAGGTAAAAGACGAGCACCGCTTTGCTGCACTGGTGCAAGATATTTTGAAGACCGCCGAAGATCCACAGGTAGAAGAGATAATTAAGCTAGCCCAAAAGTACATGAATGACGAGTTTGAAGGTGAAGCTATTCTCTCGGTAGGCAAAAGCCTTGACTACTTGCGCCACGGGGTAAATGGAATTATAAACGTTATTCCATTTACCTGTATGCCAGGAACTATAGTAGCTATGGTGCTTAAAAGAGTTCGCGAAGAAAACGGCCTTATCCCCATGCTTACTGTTTCCTGTGATGGTCAACGCTCTATGGGCACCAGGATGCGGCTTGAGGCCTTTATGCATCAGGTACGCGAACACTTTGCCGAGCAGGAAGGAAGGCAAAAGGCAGCGTAG
- a CDS encoding class I SAM-dependent methyltransferase produces the protein MSGITFSEVAKSYDKTSIVQKSASEKLFELLSIKPTEDVLDLGCGTGDLTVKIRKITSGKVIGIDVEKEMIEKSLNKYGKKNITFKVKRAEEINYKDEFDVIFCNSAFQWFKNPDIVLQKCYEALKTKGRIGIQAPARKVYSPNFIQAIEEVKKHPKTKDVFKFFEEPWFFLESAEEYKELFERNNFEVLYAEIEEKHTKHTPEEVYNIFNSGAVAGYLNPKYYKIPIDETYAKAFREIVKENFYNQVDEEGKVELVFYRVYLIAKK, from the coding sequence ATGAGTGGAATTACTTTTTCAGAAGTAGCTAAAAGTTATGATAAGACTTCTATCGTTCAAAAATCCGCAAGTGAGAAACTTTTTGAATTGCTCTCGATAAAACCTACAGAAGATGTTCTTGACCTTGGATGCGGGACAGGAGATCTTACTGTAAAAATAAGAAAAATAACTTCTGGAAAAGTTATAGGAATTGATGTAGAGAAAGAAATGATTGAAAAATCTCTAAATAAATACGGCAAGAAAAATATAACTTTTAAAGTAAAAAGAGCTGAAGAAATAAACTATAAAGACGAGTTTGATGTGATTTTTTGTAATTCAGCGTTTCAATGGTTTAAAAATCCTGATATTGTACTCCAGAAGTGTTATGAAGCTCTTAAAACAAAAGGGAGAATAGGAATTCAAGCTCCAGCCCGAAAGGTATATTCTCCTAATTTTATTCAAGCCATAGAAGAAGTTAAAAAACATCCAAAAACCAAAGACGTTTTTAAGTTTTTTGAAGAACCCTGGTTTTTCTTAGAAAGTGCAGAAGAATATAAAGAACTTTTTGAGAGAAATAATTTTGAAGTGCTTTATGCAGAAATAGAAGAAAAACACACTAAGCATACTCCTGAAGAAGTATATAATATATTTAATTCTGGAGCGGTCGCAGGATATTTAAATCCCAAGTATTACAAGATTCCAATAGATGAGACATATGCTAAAGCTTTCAGAGAAATAGTAAAGGAAAATTTTTATAATCAGGTTGATGAAGAAGGAAAGGTTGAGCTAGTTTTTTATCGAGTGTATCTTATAGCAAAAAAATAA
- a CDS encoding integron integrase, whose product MNNSWQNFTDYLNELPIPEKAKPFYVSWAKRALSWNNNAQKKSEPVPISEKAQKRFLKFLETRYEPWQVAQAEEAIKLYNYFISSVQTSSPEKPDQAAWSYIKEEACRLMRLRHLSYRTEKTYLSWIGRFQKFINSKAPVRLTARDFQDFLTHLAVERRVAPSTQNQALNALVFLYKHVLQQDITAAINAVRARERRRLPVVLEKEEVERVLQHMPYPYHLIGGLMYGGGLRLSEALNLRVKDVNFEKRQIIVRAGKGDKDRVTILPEKLADPLWEHLQKVRHLYEFDREENLPGVHLPEALARKYPNAGKEWAWFWLFPSPKLSVDPRTLTVRRHHLYPTSVQRAFKRALAKAGIEKPANVHSLRHSFATHLLEAGYHIRTVQELLGHKHIQTTMIYTHLARQKLLKVQSPLDRE is encoded by the coding sequence ATGAATAACTCCTGGCAAAACTTTACTGACTATTTAAACGAACTTCCTATTCCTGAAAAAGCAAAGCCTTTTTACGTTTCCTGGGCAAAGAGAGCCCTTTCTTGGAACAACAATGCCCAGAAGAAATCTGAACCGGTCCCTATCTCGGAAAAGGCTCAAAAGCGTTTCCTTAAGTTTCTTGAAACCCGTTATGAACCGTGGCAGGTCGCCCAGGCCGAAGAAGCTATAAAGCTCTACAATTACTTCATTTCGTCGGTTCAAACCTCTTCCCCTGAAAAACCAGACCAGGCAGCCTGGTCCTACATTAAAGAAGAAGCTTGCCGACTCATGCGCCTGCGTCACCTCTCTTACCGCACGGAAAAGACCTATCTCTCCTGGATCGGAAGATTTCAAAAATTCATAAATTCCAAAGCTCCAGTCCGTCTTACCGCAAGGGACTTTCAGGATTTCTTAACGCACCTTGCCGTAGAACGCCGTGTGGCACCTTCCACCCAAAATCAGGCCCTGAACGCCCTGGTTTTCCTTTATAAACATGTATTGCAGCAGGACATCACCGCAGCCATTAACGCCGTTAGGGCCAGAGAAAGGCGCCGCCTACCGGTAGTGCTCGAAAAGGAAGAAGTGGAGCGGGTTCTGCAACACATGCCTTATCCATACCATTTGATCGGCGGTTTGATGTACGGCGGAGGGCTGCGCTTAAGCGAGGCTTTAAATCTACGTGTAAAAGACGTGAACTTTGAAAAACGGCAGATAATCGTTCGGGCAGGAAAGGGAGATAAAGACCGCGTTACTATCCTTCCGGAAAAACTCGCCGATCCTCTCTGGGAACATTTACAAAAAGTAAGACACCTTTACGAATTCGACCGTGAAGAAAATCTTCCCGGAGTCCATCTTCCCGAGGCGCTGGCGCGAAAATATCCAAACGCAGGTAAAGAATGGGCCTGGTTTTGGCTCTTTCCCTCCCCCAAGCTTTCCGTGGACCCTCGGACCCTTACCGTGCGCCGGCATCATCTCTACCCTACCTCGGTTCAGCGAGCTTTTAAAAGGGCTCTGGCGAAAGCAGGCATAGAAAAGCCGGCCAACGTACATTCTTTACGACACAGTTTTGCCACGCATCTTCTTGAAGCTGGCTATCACATCCGCACTGTGCAGGAACTCCTGGGACATAAACATATCCAGACCACCATGATTTACACGCATCTTGCCCGCCAAAAGTTACTAAAAGTCCAAAGCCCGCTGGATAGAGAATAA